The Candidatus Minimicrobia sp. QA0096 DNA segment TTCTTTGGTAAAACTCTTCAGCGGATTTTAGGGAATACAATTTGACGGCACGCGCGTCTGGATATTCACCAGCCAAAGCTTCAATAGCCGCCCGACCAATTCCTCGCTTGCGCGCAATTTCCCTAACAAAAAGGTCTTCTATAGTAATCTCGCCGTCACCATTAGAGCATACAGTCATAAGTCCAGATGACAACTCTTCGCCAGGAGTATCGATAGCAAATACATCACTACCGTAGTAATTATTCATGCCTTTTACATATTCTATTAAATCCTTTTTCGCACTATCCGTAAACTCGCAGCCCAAAACGGACTCCGAATGAGCTATGGCTGCCCGTTCCAAAGCCTCATCATCATTCACCGACAATTTAGTAAGACATACTTCAGATTTCATTCTACCATTTTATCATAAAAACGTATTTTGTCAATATTATACTTCCACGCATTTTTCCAGGATTCCCGACATCGCGCTTTTTTCAGCTTCCGTTACCCACAAGCGATATCGTCGCTTTATTGCTATCTGGCGCGCTACATACTGACAACGAAACGGCTTATTACTCGGCAGCCAAGTCGCCGCGTCGCCGTCACCTTTGGCTTGATTTGCTGGGCCGTCAACCGCTAATAAATTTAATGGATCATTCGCTAATTTCTCTCGTTCTTCTGGAGAAATTTGCTGCGCACCCTTTTGCCAAGCATCGCTCAAAGCCACGACGTGATCAATCTGAACCTTAGAACTGGTTTTTTCACCGCGCTGAAATTGAATTGTTTGACCAGTGTATGGATCATTCAGCACACCCGACAAAACTCGACATTTTTCATCAATTTTCTCATCCGTCAAATCTCGGGCCAGAATCACTTCCCGCACAGAGCAGCCGTTAATTTTGCCCCAGCCGTTTCCAAATTGCTTTCTGGAATAACCAGTCTTTGGTGCACGTCCTTTGACTTCTATCTTTTCCAATTCCGATTTGGCGTTCGAAGCACCAAATAATTCTCGTTGCGTTGAAGTTTGAATTGTCTGAGGTTCGGGCTGTGAAATTTGTGAAGCCCAAATCGCCGCGCCGACAATCAAAATCACCAGCGCAACCACCACTTGCCGACGTCGTATTTTATTCACCCTCATGACTGTATTATAATTAAACTATGACTAAAGTTCCACGCTTACTTGACACATTCACACCAAATCATTACAACCTAACTCTCGATTTAACACGCGCCGAGAAAAAAGAATTTTCTGGCACAGTTATCATTTCTGGCGATTCCACCAGCGAATCAATTTCGCTACATTCCAAAGGCTTAACAATTCAATCAGCCACAATCAACAATCAGCCCGCCGACGTTTCATTTGGTGAGTTTGACGAATTGAGATTATCTCAGCCGAACCTTAAAGACGGAAATCACACAATTCACATCATTTTTTCCGGAAATATTACCGACGCAATGCACGGCTTGTATCCTTGT contains these protein-coding regions:
- a CDS encoding GNAT family N-acetyltransferase codes for the protein MKSEVCLTKLSVNDDEALERAAIAHSESVLGCEFTDSAKKDLIEYVKGMNNYYGSDVFAIDTPGEELSSGLMTVCSNGDGEITIEDLFVREIARKRGIGRAAIEALAGEYPDARAVKLYSLKSAEEFYQRIGFDQISPSTKKCLSLWRKELD
- a CDS encoding HNH endonuclease family protein, whose protein sequence is MRVNKIRRRQVVVALVILIVGAAIWASQISQPEPQTIQTSTQRELFGASNAKSELEKIEVKGRAPKTGYSRKQFGNGWGKINGCSVREVILARDLTDEKIDEKCRVLSGVLNDPYTGQTIQFQRGEKTSSKVQIDHVVALSDAWQKGAQQISPEEREKLANDPLNLLAVDGPANQAKGDGDAATWLPSNKPFRCQYVARQIAIKRRYRLWVTEAEKSAMSGILEKCVEV